One window from the genome of Aphelocoma coerulescens isolate FSJ_1873_10779 chromosome 19, UR_Acoe_1.0, whole genome shotgun sequence encodes:
- the CRK gene encoding adapter molecule crk isoform X1, whose amino-acid sequence MAGQFDSEDRASWYWGRLSRAEAVSLLQGQRHGTFLVRDSGTIPGDFVLSVSESSRVSHYIVNSLGPAGARRAGGEGPGAPGSNPTRFRIGDQEFDSLPSLLEFYKIHYLDTTTLIEPVSRSRQNSGVILRQEEAEYVRALFDFNGNDEEDLPFKKGDILRIRDKPEEQWWNAEDSAGKRGMIPVPYVEKYRPSSASVPTLIGGNQDSSHPQPLGGPEPGPYAQPSINTPLPNLQNGPIYARVVQKRVPNAYDKTALALEVGELVKVTKINVSGQWEGECNGRRGHFPFTHVRLLDQQNPDEDFS is encoded by the exons ATGGCCGGGCAGTTCGACTCCGAGGACCGGGCGAGCTGGTACTGGGGGCGGCTGAGCCGCGCCGAGGCCGTGTCGCTGCTGCAGGGGCAGCGCCACGGTACCTTCCTGGTGCGCGACTCGGGCACCATCCCCGGCGACTTCGTGCTGTCGGTGTCCGAGAGCTCCCGCGTCTCGCACTACATCGTCAACAGCCTGGGGCCGGCGGGAGCCCGGCGGGCCGGCGGCGAGGGCCCCGGGGCCCCGG GGTCGAATCCCACCAGATTTCGAATAGGTGACCAAGAGTTTGATTCTTTGCCATCTTTACTGGAATTCTACAAAATACACTATTTGGACACTACAACCTTGATAGAACCCGTTTCCCGCTCGAGGCAGAATAGCGGGGTTATCCtcaggcaggaggaggcagagtaTGTGCGAGCTCTCTTTGACTTTAATGGCAATGATGAGGAAGACCTTCCCTTTAAGAAAGGAGACATACTGAGAATCCGGGATAAACCTGAAGAGCAGTGGTGGAACGCAGAAGACAGCGCAGGGAAGAGGGGAATGATTCCCGTTCCTTACGTCGAGAAGTATAGACCTTCCTCTGCTTCAGTCCCTACTCTGATTGGAGGTAACCAGGATAGTTCCCACCCACAACCACTGGGTGGGCCGGAGCCAGGGCCCTATGCCCAGCCCAGCATCAACACTCCGCTCCCTAACCTTCAGAATGGCCCTATTTATGCCCGGGTTGTCCAGAAGCGAGTCCCTAATGCCTACGACAAGACAGCCTTGGCTTTGGAG GTCGGTGAGCTGGTAAAGGTCACAAAGATTAACGTGAGCGGTCAGTGGGAAGGAGAATGTAACGGCAGACGTGGTCACTTTCCATTCACACACGTCCGTCTGCTGGATCAACAGAATCCTGACGAGGACTTCAGCTGA
- the NCBP3 gene encoding nuclear cap-binding protein subunit 3, whose translation MAAVRGLRISVKAEATTTTAEPRGPEPEPMEVEEGELETIPVRRSLRELIPDTSRRYENKAGSFITGIDVTSKEAIEKKEQRAKRFHFRAEVNLAQRNVALDRDMMKKAIPKVRLDTIYICGVDEMSTQDIFAYFKEYPPAHIEWLDDTSCNVVWLDEVTATRALINMSSLPDQEKAKSRENNEEKTAEKTKKEKQEESSDDETEEGEVEDDNPSDVELDALSQVEEDSLLRNDLRPANKLAKGNKLFMRFATKDDKKELGAARRSQYYMKYGNPNYGGMKGILSNSWKRRYHSRRIHRDVIKKRTLIGDDVGLTPPYKHRHSGLVNVPEEPIEEEEEEEEDQDMDEDDRVVVEYRDELQAFKQSRERSAARRSSASTSDSDEMDYDLELKMISTPSPKKSMKMTMYADEVESQLKNIRNSMRADSIATSNIKNRIGSKGSLEKVADVRLLLEEKRQNSTGPRQPNSTVKSDVRQRLGKRPHSPEIKPPSSTCAPRREPISDVHSRLGIPKQDVKGLYSDTREKKSGNLWTRLGSAPKTQEKTPEKPENSVASPEEDDSELQRVWGALIKEKEQSRQKKSRLDHLPSLQIEISRESSSGSDSES comes from the exons ATGGCGGCCGTGCGGGGCCTGCGGATCTCGGTGAAGGCGGAGGCGACCACGACCACGGCGGAGCCGCGCGGCCCCGAGCCCGAGCCCATGGAGGTGGAAGAGGGCGAGCTGGAGACCATCCCCGTGAGGCGCTCGCTGCGGGAGCTCATCCCG gaCACCAGTAGGAGATATGAAAACAAAGCTGGAAGTTTCATTACTGGAATAGATGTAACCTCCAAG gaagcaatTGAGAAGAAGGAACAAAGAGCCAAACGCTTTCATTTTCGGGCCGAGGTGAATCTCGCCCAGAGGAACGTGGCCCTGGATCGGGACATGATGAAGAAAG CAATTCCTAAAGTAAGACTGGACACCATTTACATTTGTGGAGTGGATGAGATGAGTACCCAGGACATCTTTGCCTATTTCAAAGAGTATCCTCCTGCTCATATCGAGTGGCTGGATGACACCTCAT GTAATGTGGTCTGGCTTGATGAAGTGACAGCAACACGGGCTCTAATAAATATGAGTTCCCTGCCTGATCAGGAGAAAGCaaagagcagagaaaacaatgaagagaagACAGCTGAAAAAACCAAGAAAG AAAAACAGGAGGAAAGCTCTGATGATGAGACAGAAGAAGGCGAGGTTGAGGATGACAATCCCAGTGATGTGGAG TTGGATGCCCTCTCCCAAGTAGAAGAGGATTCCCTCCTGCGTAATGACCTTCGCCCTGCCAATAAACTGGCTAAAGGAAACAAGCTATTCATGAGATTTGCTACTAAAG ATGACAaaaaggagctgggagctgcaagGAGAAGCCAGTATTACATGAAATATGGCAATCCAAATTACGGAGGCATGAAAGGAATTCTTAGCAATTCTTG GAAAAGAAGGTACCATTCCCGTCGAATCCATCGGGATGTGATCAAGAAGAGGACACTGATTGGGGACGATGTCGGCCTGACTCCTCCCTACAAACATCGGCATTCAG GCTTGGTAAATGTTCCTGAAGAGCCTattgaggaggaagaggaggaggaggaagatcaGGATATGGATGAAGATGACAGAGTGGTGGTGGAGTACCGGGATGAGCTGCAGGCTTTCAAGCAGTCCCGGGAGCGCAGCGCCGCAAGGAGATCCAGTGCCAGCACCTCTGACTCTGATGAGATGGACTATGACCTGGAACTGAAAATGATATCCACCCCCTCGCccaaaaaaagcatgaagatgACCATGTATGCAGATGAGGTGGAGTCACAGCTGAAAAATATTAG GAATTCCATGCGAGCAGATAGCATAGCCACCAGCAACATCAAAAACAGGATTGGCAGCAAAGGATCCTTGGAGAAAGTTGCAGATGTGAGGCTTTTGTTGGAAGAGAAACGTCAGAATAGCACTGGGCCACGGCAGCCAAACAGCACTGTCAAATCAG ATGTGAGGCAAAGACTGGGAAAAAGGCCACACTCTCCAGAAATCAAACCTCCAAGCAGTACCTGTGCTCCTCGTCGTGAACCAATCTCAGATGTGCACAGCAGGCTGGGAATCCCCAAGCAAGATGTAAAAGGCCTCTACTCTGacaccagagagaagaaatcAG GTAATTTATGGACCAGATTGGGGTCTGCTCCGAAGACACAGGAAAAGACTCCAGAGAAACCTGAAAACTCTGTGGCATCTCCAGAGGAAGATGactcagagctgcagagggtttggggtgctcTCATTAAGGAAAAAGAACAGTCCAGGCAAAAAAAGAGTCGCTTGGATCATTTACCCTCCCTACAAATCGAGATCAGCCGggaaagcagctctggctcAGACTCGGAATCATGA
- the CRK gene encoding adapter molecule crk isoform X2 has protein sequence MAGQFDSEDRASWYWGRLSRAEAVSLLQGQRHGTFLVRDSGTIPGDFVLSVSESSRVSHYIVNSLGPAGARRAGGEGPGAPGSNPTRFRIGDQEFDSLPSLLEFYKIHYLDTTTLIEPVSRSRQNSGVILRQEEAEYVRALFDFNGNDEEDLPFKKGDILRIRDKPEEQWWNAEDSAGKRGMIPVPYVEKYRPSSASVPTLIGGNQDSSHPQPLGGPEPGPYAQPSINTPLPNLQNGPIYARVVQKRVPNAYDKTALALE, from the exons ATGGCCGGGCAGTTCGACTCCGAGGACCGGGCGAGCTGGTACTGGGGGCGGCTGAGCCGCGCCGAGGCCGTGTCGCTGCTGCAGGGGCAGCGCCACGGTACCTTCCTGGTGCGCGACTCGGGCACCATCCCCGGCGACTTCGTGCTGTCGGTGTCCGAGAGCTCCCGCGTCTCGCACTACATCGTCAACAGCCTGGGGCCGGCGGGAGCCCGGCGGGCCGGCGGCGAGGGCCCCGGGGCCCCGG GGTCGAATCCCACCAGATTTCGAATAGGTGACCAAGAGTTTGATTCTTTGCCATCTTTACTGGAATTCTACAAAATACACTATTTGGACACTACAACCTTGATAGAACCCGTTTCCCGCTCGAGGCAGAATAGCGGGGTTATCCtcaggcaggaggaggcagagtaTGTGCGAGCTCTCTTTGACTTTAATGGCAATGATGAGGAAGACCTTCCCTTTAAGAAAGGAGACATACTGAGAATCCGGGATAAACCTGAAGAGCAGTGGTGGAACGCAGAAGACAGCGCAGGGAAGAGGGGAATGATTCCCGTTCCTTACGTCGAGAAGTATAGACCTTCCTCTGCTTCAGTCCCTACTCTGATTGGAGGTAACCAGGATAGTTCCCACCCACAACCACTGGGTGGGCCGGAGCCAGGGCCCTATGCCCAGCCCAGCATCAACACTCCGCTCCCTAACCTTCAGAATGGCCCTATTTATGCCCGGGTTGTCCAGAAGCGAGTCCCTAATGCCTACGACAAGACAGCCTTGGCTTTGGAG TAG
- the CRK gene encoding adapter molecule crk isoform X4, protein MAGQFDSEDRASWYWGRLSRAEAVSLLQGQRHGTFLVRDSGTIPGDFVLSVSESSRVSHYIVNSLGPAGARRAGGEGPGAPGSNPTRFRIGDQEFDSLPSLLEFYKIHYLDTTTLIEPVSRSRQNSGVILRQEEAEYVRALFDFNGNDEEDLPFKKGDILRIRDKPEEQWWNAEDSAGKRGMIPVPYVEKYRPSSASVPTLIGGNQDSSHPQPLGGPEPGPYAQPSINTPLPNLQNGPIYARVVQKRVPNAYDKTALALEQSSATLTSPKRSTWNKTTTYRSLHLNLQFCFEAYGVGELVKVTKINVSGQWEGECNGRRGHFPFTHVRLLDQQNPDEDFS, encoded by the exons ATGGCCGGGCAGTTCGACTCCGAGGACCGGGCGAGCTGGTACTGGGGGCGGCTGAGCCGCGCCGAGGCCGTGTCGCTGCTGCAGGGGCAGCGCCACGGTACCTTCCTGGTGCGCGACTCGGGCACCATCCCCGGCGACTTCGTGCTGTCGGTGTCCGAGAGCTCCCGCGTCTCGCACTACATCGTCAACAGCCTGGGGCCGGCGGGAGCCCGGCGGGCCGGCGGCGAGGGCCCCGGGGCCCCGG GGTCGAATCCCACCAGATTTCGAATAGGTGACCAAGAGTTTGATTCTTTGCCATCTTTACTGGAATTCTACAAAATACACTATTTGGACACTACAACCTTGATAGAACCCGTTTCCCGCTCGAGGCAGAATAGCGGGGTTATCCtcaggcaggaggaggcagagtaTGTGCGAGCTCTCTTTGACTTTAATGGCAATGATGAGGAAGACCTTCCCTTTAAGAAAGGAGACATACTGAGAATCCGGGATAAACCTGAAGAGCAGTGGTGGAACGCAGAAGACAGCGCAGGGAAGAGGGGAATGATTCCCGTTCCTTACGTCGAGAAGTATAGACCTTCCTCTGCTTCAGTCCCTACTCTGATTGGAGGTAACCAGGATAGTTCCCACCCACAACCACTGGGTGGGCCGGAGCCAGGGCCCTATGCCCAGCCCAGCATCAACACTCCGCTCCCTAACCTTCAGAATGGCCCTATTTATGCCCGGGTTGTCCAGAAGCGAGTCCCTAATGCCTACGACAAGACAGCCTTGGCTTTGGAG CAGAGCTCTGCCACCTTGACCTCACCAAAGAGGAGTACTTGGAATAAAACCACAACATACAGAAGTCTTCACTTGAACCTTCAGTTTTGCTTTGAAGCATATGGG GTCGGTGAGCTGGTAAAGGTCACAAAGATTAACGTGAGCGGTCAGTGGGAAGGAGAATGTAACGGCAGACGTGGTCACTTTCCATTCACACACGTCCGTCTGCTGGATCAACAGAATCCTGACGAGGACTTCAGCTGA
- the CRK gene encoding adapter molecule crk isoform X3, with product MAGQFDSEDRASWYWGRLSRAEAVSLLQGQRHGTFLVRDSGTIPGDFVLSVSESSRVSHYIVNSLGPAGARRAGGEGPGAPGSNPTRFRIGDQEFDSLPSLLEFYKIHYLDTTTLIEPVSRSRQNSGVILRQEEAEYVRALFDFNGNDEEDLPFKKGDILRIRDKPEEQWWNAEDSAGKRGMIPVPYVEKYRPSSASVPTLIGGR from the exons ATGGCCGGGCAGTTCGACTCCGAGGACCGGGCGAGCTGGTACTGGGGGCGGCTGAGCCGCGCCGAGGCCGTGTCGCTGCTGCAGGGGCAGCGCCACGGTACCTTCCTGGTGCGCGACTCGGGCACCATCCCCGGCGACTTCGTGCTGTCGGTGTCCGAGAGCTCCCGCGTCTCGCACTACATCGTCAACAGCCTGGGGCCGGCGGGAGCCCGGCGGGCCGGCGGCGAGGGCCCCGGGGCCCCGG GGTCGAATCCCACCAGATTTCGAATAGGTGACCAAGAGTTTGATTCTTTGCCATCTTTACTGGAATTCTACAAAATACACTATTTGGACACTACAACCTTGATAGAACCCGTTTCCCGCTCGAGGCAGAATAGCGGGGTTATCCtcaggcaggaggaggcagagtaTGTGCGAGCTCTCTTTGACTTTAATGGCAATGATGAGGAAGACCTTCCCTTTAAGAAAGGAGACATACTGAGAATCCGGGATAAACCTGAAGAGCAGTGGTGGAACGCAGAAGACAGCGCAGGGAAGAGGGGAATGATTCCCGTTCCTTACGTCGAGAAGTATAGACCTTCCTCTGCTTCAGTCCCTACTCTGATTGGAG GTCGGTGA